Below is a window of Candidatus Methylomirabilota bacterium DNA.
CGCAGGACGTAGACGTTCATCAGCTCGCCGGGGAGGACGACCGGCCGGAGCGCGTTGGCCAGCTCGTTGACGTTCAGCACGCGGACGCCGTGGAGCTCGGCCACCTTGTTGAGGTTGTAGTCGTTCGTCACGATCATGCCGCCCACCGCGCGAGCCGTCTCGATCAGCCGCCGATCGACCTCCCGGATCTGCGGGAAATCGAGGTCGTGGAGCTCCGTCCGCACGTGGGGCATCCGCTGGAGCTTCTGGAGGACGTCGAGCCCGCGGCGCCCGCGGTTTCGCTTGAGGGCGTCCGACGAGTCGGCGATCTGGTGGAGCTCACGCAGCACGTACTGCGGGATCAGGAGGGTGCCTTCGAGGAAGCCCGCCTGGCAGACGTCGGCGATCCGGCCGTCGATGATCACGCTGGTATCGAGGATCTTGTAGCTCTGCTCGCGCGGCGCCGGCGCCGTACTCGGGAAGACCTTGCGGGTCAGCCCCCCCAGCTCCTCCTCCCGGCGGAGAGCGGCGACGACGCCGAGGTAGGCCATGAGGAGGGTCAGAAAGCCGCGGCCGGCCGTCGAGTCCGCCGCCGGGACCACGACGACCAGGGCTGCCCGGACGAGCTGGGCCAGCAGCGCACCGGCCAGCGCGCCCAGAGCCCCGACGAACAGCCGCGGGAGCGGGACCCGGCGCGCCGCCTGCTCCAGGGCCAGCACCGCCATGCCCGCCAGGGTGCCCGCGAGGATCCCCCCGACGGTCCAGGCCACCCAGGGGATGGGCAGGTCGAGCGAGTCGGCCAGGAGGTAGCCGCCGTAGGCGACGAGCCCGACGAAGACCCCGCGGACCGGCGTCGTCGGCAGCACGCGCCAGCGGGGCGGCGGGCCGCCGGCGGGCGAGGTGTCGGGTCCGGCGGTGGGGGTTGTCATCCGAGCAAGACCGAGAGGGCCTCTTCCAACGTCCCCACGCCCTTCACCTCGAGCGGATACGATGTCCCGGCCACCAGGCTCGATCGCGGCACGACCGCGCTCCGGAAGCCGAGAGCCGCCGCCTCGGCGAGGCGCGGCTCGAGGCCGCCGACGGCCCGCACCTCGCCGGTGAGCCCGACCTCGCCGAGCAGGACGACGTCCGGCGCCAGGGGCCGCTCGGTGTAGCTCGACGCCGAGGCGAGGACGATGCCGAGGTCGGCGGCCGGCTCCTGGCAGCGCGCGCCACCGGCGACGTTGACGAAGACGTCCTGGTTCTGGAGCGGGAAGCCGGCGCGCTTCTCGAGGACGGCCAGGAGCAAGCAGACCCGGTTGTAGTCGGCCCCGAGAACGGTCCGGCGCGGCGTACCGAAGTGGGCGGGCGACACGAGCGCCTGGAGCTCGAGGAGCAGGGGGCGCGTGCCTTCCAGCGACACGACGATGACCGAGCCCGGCGCGCCGCGGGGCCGCTCTGCCAGGAAAACGGCCGATGGGTTCCTCACCTCGCAGAGCCCGCGGTCGGTCATCTCGAACACCCCGATCTCGTTGGTCGAGCCGAAACGGTTCTTGACCGCCCGGAGGATTCGAAAGGCGGCGTGGCGTTCCCCCTCGAAGTAGAGAACCGTATCTACCAGATGCTCGAGGACCCGCGGCCCGGCCAGGGCCCCCTCCTTGGTCACGTGACCGACGAGGAAGACGGCCAGGCCCCGCGTCTTGGCGAGGGTCATGAGCCGCCCGCCGCACTCACGGACCTGGCTCACGCTGCCCGGCGCCGACTCGAGCTCGGCGAGATGCACCGTCTGGATCGAGTCGACCATCAGCACCCGGGGGGCCAGCGTCGCCACGTGCGCCTCGATGGCCTCGACCGCCGTCTCCGCCAGGACGAAGAGATCCTTGGCCCCGAGCCCGAGCCGATCCGCCCGCAGCTTCACCTGGGCTGCCGATTCTTCCCCGGAGACGTAGAGGACGGGACCCGCCGCTTCGGCGAGGGCGCGACAGGCGGCAAGGAGCAGTGTGGATTTCCCGACGCCCGGATCGCCGCCGATCAGGACCAGCGAGCCGGCGACCAGGCCGCCCCCCAGGACGCGGTCGAACTCGGCGATGCCCGTCCCGACGCGCGCGGCGTCGCCCGCCGAGACCTCGGCCAGCCGGACGGGACGGACCGCGCTCACCGCCATCCCCGGACCGCTCTGCCGGCCGGCCCGCGGGCCGGGCGCGCTCCGTTCCTCCGTCATCGTGTTGAACTCGCCACAGTCCGGGCACCGGCCATACCACTTCCCGGTCTGGAAGCCGCAGGCCTGGCAGCGATAGACCGAGCTCGCCTTCATCGCGTGGATCCGCCTCGCCCGATGGCCGCGCGGATCAGGGCCCGGAGGATGACGCTCCGCTGGGCGCCCTCGAGGAACGCCGCCAGATTCTCGTAGATGGTAGGGTCGGTCACGAGGCCGCCGATCGTCCCCTCGCCGGCCTCGATGCGGGCCGTGATGTCCTTGAGGTTCGCCATCGCCGTCCGCAGGTCAGCCAGCGCCTCGCCGAGCCGCGCGTCCCCGGCCAGGTCGCTGGCCAGGCGGCCGAGTCCCTGAAGCCCCTCGGCGGCCTGCTTGGCGACGTCCTCGGTGCCGGGCTGGGTGAGGCGGCCGAGCAATCCTTCGCCCTGGGCCACCCGGGCCGTCACCTCGCGGAAGTGCCGCGCCGTCTCGCGAAGATCGGTGACGATGGCCTTCCCGGCGGGATCGAAGAGGAGCGCCTGGATCAGCCCGTCGGCCTCGCGCGCCCGGTCGAGGGTCTGGGCCAGGTCCTCCGCCGCCGTCACGACCCGCTTCACCGCGCGGGTGGCGTCGGGATCCCGGACGAGCACGCCGAGGGCTCCCTCGCCCCGCTCGACCGAGGCCACCAGCGTGTCCGCGCGCGCGAGGAGCCGGTCGAGATCCTGGACGAGCCGGCTCTCGCCGTAAACGAGCGCGTGGAGCATCCCGCGGCCTTCCTCGACCTCACGCACGACGCGGTGCACGCGCTCCATCGCCGCCCGCGCCTCGGCGAGCGCGCCTCGCGCTTCCTCGACGAGCCCGGTCGTCTGGGGGTCCCCGAGGAGGCCGTCGAGACGCTTGACGGTCGCGTTGACCTGCCGGAGAGTCTGGGCCGCATCGGCGACGGCCGTGCCGAGCCGTCGGTCGTAGATCAGCTGATGCAGGAGCCCCTGCCCCTTCTCGATCTCGGCCGTGAGGACACGGACGGCGCGCACCGTCTCGGCGAGATCAGGCCCCAGCGTGCTCTCGGTGACCTTCCCGATCGTCGCCTTGAGCTCGCCCGAGATCTCGGCGACGTTCCGGAGCAGCTCCGACCCCTGCTTCATGAGCCGACCGGTGTCGAACGGCTCCTCGGTCGCAAGCTCGGCGCCGTCCGGCAGGACCGTCGCCCCGGGGCTCCCCAGGGTGACCTCGACGATCTTGTCGCCGAGGAGGCCCAGCGTCTCGATGCGGGCGACCGAGTCGGCCCGCACGCGGTTCTGGACACGCCGGACGAGCGTCAGCTCGACCTGGACCTTGGCCGCTCCCGTCTCGGGGAGCCGGATGCTGGTCACCCGTCCGACCGGAACCCCGGCCAGCCGCACGGCGGCGCCTTCGATCAGGCCGCCGATCTGGGTGAACCCGGCGATCAGGCGATACTGGCGCTCGAACAGCCCGGCCTGCCGGCCAAGGAAATAGATGAGGCCGATCAGGACCGCGAGCGCCACCAGGATGAAGGCGCCGACCCTGAGCTGGAGGAGCGTGCGCCCCTGGCCGGGCTGGGCGGGATCCATCAGCCGGTCCCCTCGGGCCGCAGCTCGCCGGCCAGGAAGGCCTGCACCTCGCTCTGCCGGGAGGCGAAGATCTCGTCCGGCGGGCCGATCTGGGCGATCCGGCCGTCGATCAGGATCGCCAGCAGGTCCGACACCGTCCGCGCGAATTCGAGGTCATGGGTGACGATCATCGAGGTCTCGGAGACTCCCTGGGCTTTGAGCCCCTCCAGCAGCCCGGTGATGAGCCGCGCATTGGTCGGATCCAGGCCGGCCGTCGGCTCGTCGTAGAGCACGAGCTCGGGCGAGAGGACCAGCGCCCGGGCGATGCCGACGCGTTTTTTCATCCCGCCCGAGAGCTCGGCCGGCAGCTTCCCGTCCACGTCCCGGAGTCCGACCAGGGCCAGCCGGCCGTGCACGCGCTCGGCGATCTCCGCCTCGGTGAGGCGCGCGTGCTCCCGCAGCGGATACGCGACGTTCTCGTAGACCGTCAGGGAGTCGAAGAGCGCGGCTCCCTGGAACACGAACCCCATCCGGCGCCGGATCGGGAGCATGGCCTCCTCCCGGAGCGGTGTCGTCTCGACCCCCAGGACCTCGATCCGGCCCCGGTCCGGTTTGATCAGGCCGGCCGTCAACCGGAGGATCACCGTCTTCCCCGAGCCGCTCCCGCCCATGACGCTGAGCGTCGTCCCGCGGGGGACCTCGAGGTCCAGGCTGCGCAGGACCACCTGGTCATCGAACGACTTGAGGACACCCTCGAATCGGACCGCCGCGTCGGCCATCAGCCGCCCGCGGCTTCTCGTCGTCCCCGCCCGGCCACGTCCCGCATCAAGTCCCTCGCGGCCCTCAGAAGAGCAGGAAGAGCTTCGTCAGGAAGAAGTCCGCGATGATCACGGCCACCGACACCTCGACCACGGTCGCGGTCGTCGCGCGTCCCAGCCCTTCGGTCCCGCCCGTCATGGTGAGTCCGTTGTAGGAGCCGATCAGCGTGACGAGGATTCCGAAGAAGAAGCTCTTGCCGATCCCCGTCAAGAGGTCGCGGATGACCACCCAGTAGAAGATCGTGTTCCAGTAGAGGAAGATGTCGATCTGGCGCTCGTACACCGCGATCAGCATGCCGCCCAGGAGACCCACGAAGTCGGCCAGCGCCGTGAGCAGCGGAAAGACGAACAGCGCCGCCCACACCCGGGGCACGATCAGGCGCTTCACGTAGTTGACGCCGATCGCCCGGAGGGCGTCGATCTGCTCGGTGACCTTCATCGAACCGAGCTCGGCCGTGATGCCCGAGCCCACCTTGCCGCCCACCAGGATCGCGGTGAGCACCGGCGCCAGCTCCCGGACGAGGGAGAGCGCGACGAGCGGACCCACGTAGAGGTCCGCGCCGAAGCGCGAGAGGTAGACGGACGCCTGCAGGGCAAACACCATTCCGGTGAAGACCGCCGCCGTGTTCGCCACGACCAGCGATCGGACGCCGATGTCGTCGAAGCCGGTGACGACGAGCCCGACGTACCGGCGGGGCAGCCAGGCGTTCCGTCCGACCTCCCAGGCGAGCAGCCCGAGCCCGCCGTAGTACGCGGTCACGCGGCGAGTCCGGGCCGCGAGCGCGCTCCACGCGTCGGTCATGGCATCTCTCCCGTCAGGCTGAAGCTCGCCGCGAAGCGCTCGAAGTCCTCCGCAGCCGCTTCGATTCG
It encodes the following:
- a CDS encoding PIN domain-containing protein, which codes for MTTPTAGPDTSPAGGPPPRWRVLPTTPVRGVFVGLVAYGGYLLADSLDLPIPWVAWTVGGILAGTLAGMAVLALEQAARRVPLPRLFVGALGALAGALLAQLVRAALVVVVPAADSTAGRGFLTLLMAYLGVVAALRREEELGGLTRKVFPSTAPAPREQSYKILDTSVIIDGRIADVCQAGFLEGTLLIPQYVLRELHQIADSSDALKRNRGRRGLDVLQKLQRMPHVRTELHDLDFPQIREVDRRLIETARAVGGMIVTNDYNLNKVAELHGVRVLNVNELANALRPVVLPGELMNVYVLREGKEAGQGVAYLDDGTMVVIEQGKKYLSQSVNVSVTSVLQTTAGRMIFTRLADDDAANRR
- the radA gene encoding DNA repair protein RadA, producing the protein MKASSVYRCQACGFQTGKWYGRCPDCGEFNTMTEERSAPGPRAGRQSGPGMAVSAVRPVRLAEVSAGDAARVGTGIAEFDRVLGGGLVAGSLVLIGGDPGVGKSTLLLAACRALAEAAGPVLYVSGEESAAQVKLRADRLGLGAKDLFVLAETAVEAIEAHVATLAPRVLMVDSIQTVHLAELESAPGSVSQVRECGGRLMTLAKTRGLAVFLVGHVTKEGALAGPRVLEHLVDTVLYFEGERHAAFRILRAVKNRFGSTNEIGVFEMTDRGLCEVRNPSAVFLAERPRGAPGSVIVVSLEGTRPLLLELQALVSPAHFGTPRRTVLGADYNRVCLLLAVLEKRAGFPLQNQDVFVNVAGGARCQEPAADLGIVLASASSYTERPLAPDVVLLGEVGLTGEVRAVGGLEPRLAEAAALGFRSAVVPRSSLVAGTSYPLEVKGVGTLEEALSVLLG
- a CDS encoding MlaD family protein, whose protein sequence is MDPAQPGQGRTLLQLRVGAFILVALAVLIGLIYFLGRQAGLFERQYRLIAGFTQIGGLIEGAAVRLAGVPVGRVTSIRLPETGAAKVQVELTLVRRVQNRVRADSVARIETLGLLGDKIVEVTLGSPGATVLPDGAELATEEPFDTGRLMKQGSELLRNVAEISGELKATIGKVTESTLGPDLAETVRAVRVLTAEIEKGQGLLHQLIYDRRLGTAVADAAQTLRQVNATVKRLDGLLGDPQTTGLVEEARGALAEARAAMERVHRVVREVEEGRGMLHALVYGESRLVQDLDRLLARADTLVASVERGEGALGVLVRDPDATRAVKRVVTAAEDLAQTLDRAREADGLIQALLFDPAGKAIVTDLRETARHFREVTARVAQGEGLLGRLTQPGTEDVAKQAAEGLQGLGRLASDLAGDARLGEALADLRTAMANLKDITARIEAGEGTIGGLVTDPTIYENLAAFLEGAQRSVILRALIRAAIGRGGSTR
- a CDS encoding ATP-binding cassette domain-containing protein: MADAAVRFEGVLKSFDDQVVLRSLDLEVPRGTTLSVMGGSGSGKTVILRLTAGLIKPDRGRIEVLGVETTPLREEAMLPIRRRMGFVFQGAALFDSLTVYENVAYPLREHARLTEAEIAERVHGRLALVGLRDVDGKLPAELSGGMKKRVGIARALVLSPELVLYDEPTAGLDPTNARLITGLLEGLKAQGVSETSMIVTHDLEFARTVSDLLAILIDGRIAQIGPPDEIFASRQSEVQAFLAGELRPEGTG
- a CDS encoding ABC transporter permease, translating into MTDAWSALAARTRRVTAYYGGLGLLAWEVGRNAWLPRRYVGLVVTGFDDIGVRSLVVANTAAVFTGMVFALQASVYLSRFGADLYVGPLVALSLVRELAPVLTAILVGGKVGSGITAELGSMKVTEQIDALRAIGVNYVKRLIVPRVWAALFVFPLLTALADFVGLLGGMLIAVYERQIDIFLYWNTIFYWVVIRDLLTGIGKSFFFGILVTLIGSYNGLTMTGGTEGLGRATTATVVEVSVAVIIADFFLTKLFLLF